The stretch of DNA ACTGACGTATTTACAATCAATGGTTACTACTTAAAAGAAATGGATGAACATGATGTTGGAGAAATCGCTCTTCACTCGAATAAACCAATGTTACTTTTACAAGGGGAAGAAGATTTTCAAGTAACGATGGAACAAGATTTTACGATGTGGCAAGAATTACTAGAAGAAAAGGACAACACGACATTTAAAAGCTACCCTGAATTAAATCATTTTTTTATCACGTCACAAGGACCAAATAAAGGAACAGTAGAAGAATATTCGATTCCTGGTCATGTAGATGAACAAGTAATTGAAGATATTGGACAATGGATTCATAAACAAACCAATTAGAGAGGGGAAGTTATATGAAAAAATCACTACTTCTACTTATTGCAGTATTATCTATACTACTAGTCGCTTGCGGAGGTAATGAGGATACATCAAATAATGAACAAGAGGAAAACGAAACCGAACAAGAGGAAACTTCTAATGAGGAAGAGACTAATCAAGAAACAGACGATAATCAAAGTGAATCACCTGAGGTTGATGAAGAAAGAACAGCTATAGCAGAAGCATTTTTAGACAAAATTGTAAATGAACAATTTAATGAAGCTTATAATGATATGAATGAACAAATGAAGGCAGAAATTTCAGAAGCACAATTAACAGAAGGATGGAATACCGTTACAAGTGATATCGGTTCTTTTGTAAGTTATGAACTAGTGAGCACGGAAGAAGAACAAGGAGTCGATGTATTTATTTACGATGGTTTATTTGCCGGTGGGAATGCACAGTTTAATGTTGCTTTAGACAATGCAAATGAGATTGTTGGTTTTTATATTCTTCCAAAGTAACATTGCCCCTTGAGATTAACAAGATGACACAT from Oceanobacillus iheyensis HTE831 encodes:
- a CDS encoding DUF3887 domain-containing protein; protein product: MKKSLLLLIAVLSILLVACGGNEDTSNNEQEENETEQEETSNEEETNQETDDNQSESPEVDEERTAIAEAFLDKIVNEQFNEAYNDMNEQMKAEISEAQLTEGWNTVTSDIGSFVSYELVSTEEEQGVDVFIYDGLFAGGNAQFNVALDNANEIVGFYILPK